In Oleiharenicola lentus, the following are encoded in one genomic region:
- a CDS encoding sodium:solute symporter family transporter, producing the protein MPHLHWLDVTVLILYFAGIAALTLKATKRNQTAEDYFVAGRSMPAWAVAMAMMAALISSNTLVGHPATAYQKGLILLLGSFTLPLVLLFVARVIVPFYRNVVGMSAYEYLGARFGIGGRLYASGCFIGDRLFDVGVTMLTTAVPVCVMTGWDLQSVIIGMAVFTVAYTMIGGMEAVVWTSVVQGLIFVAAAFLIVARLIFAPECGPTGAVIGAAWDAGKFSLGNFDFSWAGLFDASLTPQWLLLLAYTANWARRYIADQHMVQRYLIAKSDADASRGALWNGLLCVPVWALFMVIGSLLYGYYTLSGAPAPAVSDEVVPHFIVNHLPTGIIGLMLAAILAASMSSISPDLNSIATAFTADIVGHFKPGLSDRARLRSGRLGVALFGLLAIGVALVMAPKGGAATIMERAVTVAAILSGGMLGLFFLGFFTRTATRQGCYAGLVACAVFTTWGTLTSGKQPMVDLGFNFPLNPILIGILGHLVVFGVGYAWSRAFGGHVPADIERLTFRRAGRNPSA; encoded by the coding sequence ATGCCCCATCTCCACTGGTTGGACGTCACCGTCCTGATCCTCTACTTCGCCGGCATCGCGGCCCTGACCCTCAAGGCCACGAAGCGCAACCAGACGGCCGAGGATTACTTCGTCGCCGGACGCTCCATGCCGGCCTGGGCGGTGGCGATGGCGATGATGGCCGCGCTCATCAGCAGCAACACCCTCGTCGGCCACCCGGCCACGGCCTACCAGAAGGGCCTCATCCTTTTGCTCGGCAGTTTCACGCTGCCGCTCGTGCTCCTCTTCGTGGCCCGCGTGATCGTGCCGTTTTACCGCAACGTCGTCGGCATGAGCGCGTATGAATATCTCGGTGCGCGCTTCGGCATCGGCGGACGGCTCTACGCCTCGGGCTGTTTCATCGGCGACCGGCTCTTCGACGTGGGCGTGACCATGCTCACCACCGCCGTGCCGGTCTGCGTGATGACCGGCTGGGATCTGCAGTCGGTCATCATCGGCATGGCCGTGTTCACCGTCGCCTATACCATGATCGGCGGCATGGAGGCCGTCGTCTGGACGAGCGTCGTGCAGGGCCTGATCTTCGTGGCCGCGGCCTTTCTCATCGTTGCGCGGCTGATCTTCGCCCCCGAGTGCGGGCCGACGGGTGCGGTCATCGGCGCGGCGTGGGACGCCGGCAAGTTCTCCCTCGGCAACTTCGACTTCTCCTGGGCCGGGCTCTTCGACGCCAGCCTCACGCCCCAATGGCTGCTGCTGCTCGCCTACACCGCCAACTGGGCGCGGCGCTACATCGCCGACCAGCACATGGTGCAGCGCTACCTCATCGCCAAGTCCGACGCCGACGCCAGCCGCGGCGCGCTCTGGAACGGCCTGCTCTGCGTGCCGGTCTGGGCCCTCTTCATGGTCATCGGTTCCCTGCTCTACGGCTACTACACGCTCAGCGGCGCGCCGGCGCCCGCCGTGAGCGACGAGGTCGTGCCGCACTTCATCGTGAACCACCTGCCGACCGGCATCATCGGCCTGATGCTCGCGGCCATTCTCGCCGCCTCGATGTCGTCGATCAGCCCCGACCTCAACAGCATCGCGACGGCGTTCACGGCGGACATCGTCGGCCACTTCAAGCCCGGTCTCTCCGACCGCGCGCGCCTGCGCTCCGGCCGCCTCGGCGTGGCGCTCTTCGGTCTCCTCGCCATCGGCGTCGCCCTCGTCATGGCCCCCAAGGGCGGGGCCGCGACCATCATGGAGCGCGCGGTCACCGTCGCCGCGATCCTCTCCGGCGGCATGCTCGGCCTGTTCTTCCTCGGCTTCTTCACGCGCACCGCCACGCGCCAAGGCTGCTATGCCGGCCTCGTCGCCTGCGCCGTCTTCACGACCTGGGGCACGCTCACCTCCGGCAAACAGCCGATGGTGGACCTTGGTTTCAACTTCCCGCTCAACCCGATCCTCATCGGCATTCTCGGCCATCTCGTTGTCTTCGGCGTCGGCTACGCCTGGAGCCGCGCGTTCGGCGGCCATGTGCCGGCCGACATCGAACGCCTCACGTTCCGGCGTGCCGGCAGAAATCCGTCGGCATGA
- a CDS encoding type II toxin-antitoxin system VapC family toxin gives MIYLPDTNVFSRFLRGGEANEGLRDRLLAQLPFCRLSAIVLSELEYGAAKSGNPAHRERVARLRSILPDVVPFDAESATCAGQIRAHLATLKPNAQPIGSYDVLLAGQALALGACVVTGNSGEFHRVPGLPVEDWK, from the coding sequence GTGATCTACCTGCCCGACACGAACGTCTTCTCCCGTTTCCTGCGGGGAGGTGAGGCCAACGAGGGCCTGCGTGATCGTCTGCTGGCCCAGCTGCCGTTCTGCCGCCTTTCCGCGATTGTCCTGAGCGAACTCGAATATGGCGCCGCCAAATCCGGTAACCCCGCCCATCGCGAACGGGTCGCTCGGCTCCGCAGCATCCTGCCGGACGTGGTCCCCTTCGACGCGGAGTCCGCGACCTGCGCCGGACAAATCCGCGCCCATCTCGCCACGCTCAAACCCAATGCCCAGCCCATCGGGAGCTATGATGTGCTGCTGGCCGGCCAAGCTCTCGCTCTCGGCGCCTGTGTGGTCACCGGCAACTCCGGCGAATTTCACCGCGTCCCCGGCCTGCCGGTGGAAGACTGGAAATAG